The Amycolatopsis jiangsuensis nucleotide sequence GGTGTGGGTCGCGAATCGCCGGTCCGCGACCCACACCCGGCCGGCACGGGCTCGGATGGCTCAGCGGGGGAGCGGCTGCCCTTTGGTCTCCGGTCCGCGACGTGCCCAAAATCCCTTGATGTCACGATCCAGAATTTCCTCGGACGACTGTGACGGCTCGCAACCGCATGGATCGCATCCGGCCGGCGAACCGCGGCCAACCCAGACGCCCCGCTGTCCGAATCGGCGCGCACCCGGACAAGGTCGGCGCGGAGGCCGATGACCGCACGGTCGCCGTCAGCAGACTTCGTGGGCTTCGCGTGCCGACCGGAAGTGGGCACCGGAGAATCACGCACCGGCGACCCGCCACGACCATCACCAGGAAGCTAAGAGAAGCGTTCGACACCGGTCCTCCGCTTTGACCACCGGTACAACGTCGGCGGGATTCCGGCCAGCAAGGCAGTGGCAGAAATGCAGAGACCGACCAGGAAGACCGGGATGTCACTTTCGAAGCCGCTTCCTCGCGGGCCGCGGAAGAAGAGGGGGCCTGCGCCCAGCACGGCGGCCCCGATGGTGCTCAGGCCGATCGCGGCTACTGTCGAGAGCCTGAGACGCTTCTCCCAGGGCAGGAGCTGGGCAGGCGGGTGCTGGCCGCCCCTCCTCCGCAGCCGGACCACGGCTGCCGCGATGCCGGCCAGCAGGCCCGCCCCCGCTGCACACCAGCCGAGGAACAAAAAGCCGATCGCACCGAAATTGACGCCGGGCCCAGACGGCTCGGCGATCGCCATCAGGGCTCCCGTGGCCAGCAGCAGGTCACCGGCGACGATCAGCCCGACCGCGGTGACGGGCAACGACTTGACAGTGGTTCTCATGATTCCTTCCTGCTGGCTGGCGTCTGCGCGCGACGGCATGGCTGGCTATTCAGGACTCCCGCGTTATGAAGGTCCGCCGCCAGGGCGCCGTCAGACCAGCCGTGTGTTTCGACTGCTGCTGTTGATGACTTCGCTGTTGGGCACGGGCTGCACAGAGCGGCTTCCGCGGCCGCGGGTCGGCGGCGGCCGGTGTGGGGTCACCCGGTGTGGGCCACGCTGGCGGTCGGCCAGGTGCCGTTCTGGACCAGGCGTTGGGTCACCCGGGCGATCTCGGTGGCGGCGACCTCCGCGGCGGGCGGGTTGCGGCCGGCTCGTGGCAACGCCAGGACGATGGTGCGGGAGATCGCGGGATCGACGATCGGGCCGCCCAGCAGTCGTCCGGCTGCCACGTCTTCGGCGACACCGGCGGCGGGAAGGACACTCCACCCGGTGCCGGCGGCCACCAGCTTCTTCTGCACCGGCATCGAGTTGGTCTGGCACACGATCGTGGGCGCCGCGGCCGCGGCGCCGAGCGCTTCGTCCACGAGGGTGCGCAGGCCGTGTCCCGCGACCGGCAGGATCAGCCGGTTCTCGCACACCCGGTCCCAGGTGAGCGCTTCGCGGCCGAGCTCCGCATCGGGGGGCGCGATGGCCCACAACGCTTCGCGCAGCAGCGGGGTGACGGCGATCGACGGCGTCGAGTTCACGTTGTACAGCAGGCTCATGTCCACCGCGCCGTCGTCGAGCCACTGCCGTAAGTGACCGGAGAACGCGCTCAGGATCCGCACGTCGATGCCCGGGTGCCGGCGCCCCAGCACCTCCACCAACGGCGCGGCCACGAGTTCGACGGTGCTTTCCAGCAGCCCGATCGTGACGATGCCTCGTACGTGCTCGCGGTCCGGGCGGATCTCGGCGCGGGCCCGGTCCAGTTCGAGCAGCGCGCGTCTCGCGCGCTCGGCGAGGACTTCGCCCGCCGGCGTGAGGGTCATCCCCTGGCTGCTGCGCTCGAAGAGCGGGACCCCGACCTCGTCCTCCAGGGCGCGGATGTACCGGCTGACCGCGGGTTGCACGACGTGGAGCAGGCGCGCGGCCTTGGTGACGCTGCCGGTGTCGCCGACGGTCACCAAGGCCAAGAGCTGCTTGAGTTCCACCCTGTTCCCCCGCTATGCCGGACCGACCTAGGCATATCACGGATCGGCATTTCCCACGACCTGTCATCACGAGCCAGGATGACGGCCATGTACGAACTCAGCGCAGACGAGACCGCGATCGTCGACGCCGTCCGCGAGTGGGTCGACCGGGAGGTCGAGCCCGTGGTGCAGACCCTGGAACACGCCGACACCTATCCCGAAGCCCTGATCGAGCAGATGAAGCGGATGGGCGTTTTCGGGCTCGCCATCCCGGAGCCGTGGAACGACGCCGGTGTGTCCACCCCGTGTTACGCCGCGGTGACCGAGGAGCTCGCCCGCGGGTGGATGAGTCTCGCCGGCGCCATGGGCGGGCACAGCGTCGTCGCCAAGCTCCTGCTCCGCTACGGAACCCCGGCGCAGCAGGACCACTACCTGCCGAAGCTGGCCACCGGGGAGATCCGGGCGACCATGGCGCTCACCGAACCCGGCGGCGGATCCGACCTGCAGGCCATCCGCACCGTGGCCCGGAAGGACGGTGACGACTACGTCGTCACCGGGTCCAAGACCTGGATCACCAACGCCCGCCGCTCCCAGCTGGTCGCGCTGCTGTGCCGCACCGACCCGACCACCGAGCCGAAGCACCGCGGCATCAGCATTCTGCTGGTCGAGAAGGGGCCTGGTTTCGAGGTGTCCCGCGACCTGCCGAAGCTCGGTTACAAGGGCGTGGAAAGCTGCGAGCTGTCCTTCACCGACTTCCGCGTGCCCCGCAGCTCGTTGCTGGGCACGGTCGAGGGCGAGGGGTTCGCGCAGATGATGCGCGGGCTCGAGATCGGCCGCATCCAGGTGGCGGCGCGAGCGCTCGGCGTCGGCGCCGCCGCTCTCGCGCGCGCGATCCGGTACAGCCAGGAACGCGAAAGCTTCGGGCAGCCGATCTGGCAGCACCAGTCGATCGGCAACTACCTCGCCGACATGGCGACCGGGCTGACCGCGGCCCGGCAGCTCGTCCAGTACGCCGCCCGCCGCTACGACTCCGGCGAGCGTGCGGACATGGAAGCGGGGATGGCGAAGCTGTTCGCCTCGGAGACGGCCATGCAGATCGCGCTCGACGCGGTGCGGATCCACGGCGGCTACGGCTACTCGACGGAGTTCGACGTCGAGCGGTACTTCCGTGACGCGCCGCTGATGATCGTCGGCGAGGGCACCAACGAGATCCAGCGCACCGTCATCGCGCGGCAGCTCGTCAAGCGGAACCCGCTGCGATGAGGCCCGCGGCCACCTGGCTCTTCGTGCCCGGCAACGCTGCACGGCGCTTCGCCAAGGCGGCGGCCGCGGGCGCCGACGCCGTCGTCATCGACCTCGAAGACGCGGTGCGCCCTGAGGACAAGGACACCGCTCGCGCCGAAACGCTCCGCTGGCTGTCCGACGGCGGCCAGGCATGGGTCCGCCCCAACGCCGCCGGCACGCCGTGGTTCGAGGCGGACATCGACGCCGTCGCCGGCGCGAGCGGGCTGCTCGGCGTGCTCGTGCCCAAGGCGGAGGACTCCGCGTCCCTGGCCGCGTTGTCGGCACGGCTGGCACCGGACATGGCGGTGGTGGCGCTGATCGAGACCGCGTCCGGGCTGCATCGCGTGCACGACGTCGCCACCGCGCCCGGGGTGACCCGGCTCGCGTTCGGTGCGCTCGACCTCGCCGCCGACCTCCGAGCCGACGAGACCGGTGAGGCGATGCTGTTCGCGCGAGCCACGATCGTGCTCGCCTCCCGGGTGGCCGGCTTGCCGGCGCCGATCGACGGCCCCTCGACGGTCGTCCACGACGCCGACGCGGTGACGGCGTCGGCCCGTTACGCCAGAAGTCTCGGCTTCCGCGGCAAGCTCTGCATCCACCCCGCCCAGATCGAGCCCACGGCCCGAGGCCTGGCCCCCAGCACGGACGAAATCGCGTGGGCCCGTGAAGTGCTTCGGGCGGCGGATGGATCGGCGGGCGCGGTCACCGGTCCCGACGGACGAATGATCGACAAGCCGGTGCTCGACCGGGCCCGTGCCATCCTCCGGCTCTGAAGTGCCGGCCACGAAAGGCTTTCCATGCTTCCTCTCGAAGGCACGACCGTCGTCGCGCTGGAACAGGCGGTCGCCGCTCCCTTCGCGACCCGGCAGCTCGCCGACCTCGGCGCCCGCGTCATCAAGGTCGAACGCCCCGGCGCCGGGGACTTCTCCCGCGGCTACGACCGGACGGTCCACGGCGACTCCAGCTACTTCGTCTGGCTCAACCGCGGCAAGGAGTCGATCGAGCTGGACATCAAGGACGCGGACGACCGCCGCGTGCTCGACGCGATGATCGCGGCCGCCGACGTGGTGATCCAGAACCTCGCACCGGGCGCGGTGGGCCGCCTCGGCCTCGACGCCGCGACCCTGCGGGCGGCCCGTCCCGATCTCGTCCACTGCTCGATCTCGGGGTATGGCCCCGGCGGCCCGTACCAGCCGAAGAAGGCCTACGACCTGCTGATCCAGTGCGAGGCCGGGCTCGTCACCGCGACCGGCACGCCGGAGCAGCCGAGCAAGGCCGGGGTTTCGATCGCGGACATCGCGACGGGCATGTACGCCTACTCCGGCGTTCTCACCGCGCTGCTGCGGCGAGCCACCGAAGGTGCCGGCGCGACCATCGAGGTCGCCATGATCGACGCGTTGGCGGAGTGGATGGTCCAACCGGCGTACCACGCGGTCTACGGAGGTGCGGAGACCCGCCGGACCGGGGCGAAGCACGCGTCGATCGCGCCCTACGGGCCCTACCGGGCCGGAGACGGCAACCAGGTTTTCCTGGCCGTCCAGAGCGACCGCGAATGGGTTCGGTTGTGCCGGGAGGTGCTCCGGCGCCCGGACCTCGCCGACGACCCGCGGTTCGTCCACAATCCCGAACGCGTCGCCCACGACTGCGTGATCGGGCCGCTGATCGAGTCGGCGTTCGCCGCGTTCGACGCCGACCGGGTCGTCGCACTGCTCGACAGCGCCGGGATCGCCTGCGCCCGCCTGCGCCGGCCGGGTGAGCTCTTCGACCATCCCCAGTTCGCCGCGCGTGATCGCACGCGGCAGGTCCGGGCTCCCGGTGGTGTCGTCCAGGCGCTGCTGCCGCCGGCCGACCTCGACGAAGCCGAGCCGGTGCTGGGGCCGGTGCCCCGGCTGGGCGAGCACAACGACGCTCTCCGCGTCGAATTCGGGTTCCGGCGCGAGGAGGTCACCCCGTGACCGAGCGCACCGAAGTGCTGCAACCGGAGCCCGCCGTGGCGCTGGCCCGGCTCCTCGGCGTCCCCCCGCCGAACCTCGACACCGACGGGTTGCCCCTGCTGTGGCACTGGGTCTACCTCCTCGACCGGCCACTCCAGGCCGACCTGGGGCCGGACGGTCACCCCGTGCGCGGCGTCGTCCCGGCCCCGCCCGCGCCCGGACGCCGGCGCATGGCGGCCGGGGGTCGGGTCACCCGGACCGGGCCGCTGGTCGTCGGCCGGGCCGCGACCCGGCGCACCGAAATCGTGTCGACGACGGACAAGACGGGACGGTCGGGCCCGCTGACCTTCGTCGTCGTCCGGCACACCCTCAGCCAGGACGACGGGGTGAAGGTCATCGAGGAGCAGGACATCGTCTACCGCGACGCCGCACCGGCCGCTACCCCGGCCGGCTCGGCGACGGCGGCCACCCCGGTGCCGCTCGAAGCGGACGAGCGGGCGTTCCCGGTCGACCCGACTGTCCTGTTCCGCTTCTCGGCGTTGACCTACAACGCCCACCGCATCCACTACGACCGCGACTACGCCCACGACGTCGAGGGTTATCCGGGGCTGGTCGTCCACGGCCCACTGCAGGCGTTGGTCATGGCGGAAGCCGTCCGCGCGACCGGAGCGACGGCCACCGCCATCGACTACCGCGTCGTCGCGCCGCTGCTGCACCACCAAGGTCTGGTGGTGCGTTCCCCCGCAACCGGCTCGTCCCGGCGGGTTTCCGTCCGCGACCACGGTGGCCGGGTCACCGCGAACGGGTTGGTCGAAACGCCCGCTGGGTAAGGGAAAGCATGATGAGGGCGCGTGCCGGAGCGTAAGCCGGCTTCGCCGAGAGCGACGACGTCGACCGCTGCACCCGAGGTCGTGGTGTCCAGCGACCGATCGCCGTCCGCGTCAGTCGATGTCCTTGTCCTTCGTCTCGGGCATCGTCAGGTAGACGATCAGGCCGATCGCGGCGGCGATCGCGCAGTACAGCCACACCCACGTCCCGAGCCCGTTGGTCGTCAGCCACGTGGTGAGATACGGGACCGTGCCGCCGAACACCGCGACCGACAACGCATAGGGGAGACCGATGCCGGTCGCCCGGACCTCCGGCGGGAACTGTTCGGCCATGACGGCCGCGACGTTGGCCGAATAGCCGAGCAACAGGACCAGCCCGGCGACCTGGACGAGCAGCAGCAGCCGGAAATCGCCGTTCAGCAGCCGGAAAGCGGGCCACGCGAGCAGCAGGAACCCGCCGGCGAACGCCACCATGGTGGGCTTGCGGCCGATCCGGTCGGACAGCATCCCGGCGAACGGCAAGAGGACCACGAAGGTGACGAGCCCGATGACGTTGGCCAGCAGCGCCTGGCTGAGCGGGATGTGCGTGGACACGGACGCGTAGGTGGGCAGGTAGGTCAGCCACATGTTGTAGAGCACGACGCCGGCGATGTTCAGGCCGAAGACGCGCAACGCCGCCTTCGGGTGCTGCCGGAGCATCGTCACGAGGGCGTTGCGCCGGCCGCCGCGGGTTTCCCCGCGGTGGAACGACGGCGTTTCTTCCACCGAGCGACGCAGCCAGAGCCCGGCGAGCCCGAACAGCGAAGCGACCACGAACGCCAGGCGCCAGCCCCAGCTCTCCAGCGCCTGCCGGGGCAGCGCCGACGTCACGATCGCGCCCATGCCCGAGGCGATGAGGATGCCCGCGCCGACCGAGACCTGCTGCCACGATCCGGCGAACGCGCGGCGACCGGGGCCCGCGGACTCCACGAGGAAGGCCGACGCCGAGCCGAATTCACCCCCGGCGGCGAAGCCCTGCGCCATGCGCGCGATCACCAGGATGATCGGCGCCGCGAGGCCGACCTGGGCGTAGGACGGCGAGACCCCGATGACGAACGTCGCCGCGGCCATCAGGCCGATCGTGAGCACGAGGCCCTTCTTGCGGCCGTGCCGGTCCGCGTAGGCGCCCATGATCGCGGCGCCGATCGGCCGCACGACGAAACCGACG carries:
- a CDS encoding LysR family transcriptional regulator → MELKQLLALVTVGDTGSVTKAARLLHVVQPAVSRYIRALEDEVGVPLFERSSQGMTLTPAGEVLAERARRALLELDRARAEIRPDREHVRGIVTIGLLESTVELVAAPLVEVLGRRHPGIDVRILSAFSGHLRQWLDDGAVDMSLLYNVNSTPSIAVTPLLREALWAIAPPDAELGREALTWDRVCENRLILPVAGHGLRTLVDEALGAAAAAPTIVCQTNSMPVQKKLVAAGTGWSVLPAAGVAEDVAAGRLLGGPIVDPAISRTIVLALPRAGRNPPAAEVAATEIARVTQRLVQNGTWPTASVAHTG
- a CDS encoding acyl-CoA dehydrogenase family protein produces the protein MYELSADETAIVDAVREWVDREVEPVVQTLEHADTYPEALIEQMKRMGVFGLAIPEPWNDAGVSTPCYAAVTEELARGWMSLAGAMGGHSVVAKLLLRYGTPAQQDHYLPKLATGEIRATMALTEPGGGSDLQAIRTVARKDGDDYVVTGSKTWITNARRSQLVALLCRTDPTTEPKHRGISILLVEKGPGFEVSRDLPKLGYKGVESCELSFTDFRVPRSSLLGTVEGEGFAQMMRGLEIGRIQVAARALGVGAAALARAIRYSQERESFGQPIWQHQSIGNYLADMATGLTAARQLVQYAARRYDSGERADMEAGMAKLFASETAMQIALDAVRIHGGYGYSTEFDVERYFRDAPLMIVGEGTNEIQRTVIARQLVKRNPLR
- a CDS encoding HpcH/HpaI aldolase/citrate lyase family protein, coding for MRPAATWLFVPGNAARRFAKAAAAGADAVVIDLEDAVRPEDKDTARAETLRWLSDGGQAWVRPNAAGTPWFEADIDAVAGASGLLGVLVPKAEDSASLAALSARLAPDMAVVALIETASGLHRVHDVATAPGVTRLAFGALDLAADLRADETGEAMLFARATIVLASRVAGLPAPIDGPSTVVHDADAVTASARYARSLGFRGKLCIHPAQIEPTARGLAPSTDEIAWAREVLRAADGSAGAVTGPDGRMIDKPVLDRARAILRL
- a CDS encoding CaiB/BaiF CoA transferase family protein, which codes for MLPLEGTTVVALEQAVAAPFATRQLADLGARVIKVERPGAGDFSRGYDRTVHGDSSYFVWLNRGKESIELDIKDADDRRVLDAMIAAADVVIQNLAPGAVGRLGLDAATLRAARPDLVHCSISGYGPGGPYQPKKAYDLLIQCEAGLVTATGTPEQPSKAGVSIADIATGMYAYSGVLTALLRRATEGAGATIEVAMIDALAEWMVQPAYHAVYGGAETRRTGAKHASIAPYGPYRAGDGNQVFLAVQSDREWVRLCREVLRRPDLADDPRFVHNPERVAHDCVIGPLIESAFAAFDADRVVALLDSAGIACARLRRPGELFDHPQFAARDRTRQVRAPGGVVQALLPPADLDEAEPVLGPVPRLGEHNDALRVEFGFRREEVTP
- a CDS encoding FAS1-like dehydratase domain-containing protein, producing MTERTEVLQPEPAVALARLLGVPPPNLDTDGLPLLWHWVYLLDRPLQADLGPDGHPVRGVVPAPPAPGRRRMAAGGRVTRTGPLVVGRAATRRTEIVSTTDKTGRSGPLTFVVVRHTLSQDDGVKVIEEQDIVYRDAAPAATPAGSATAATPVPLEADERAFPVDPTVLFRFSALTYNAHRIHYDRDYAHDVEGYPGLVVHGPLQALVMAEAVRATGATATAIDYRVVAPLLHHQGLVVRSPATGSSRRVSVRDHGGRVTANGLVETPAG
- a CDS encoding MFS transporter — protein: MEPTRLSTAPTEKTGRGNHRALVAGSIGNAVEFIDWAVYTTFSSVFAHHFFPPGNDSAALLSTLAIFAVGFVVRPIGAAIMGAYADRHGRKKGLVLTIGLMAAATFVIGVSPSYAQVGLAAPIILVIARMAQGFAAGGEFGSASAFLVESAGPGRRAFAGSWQQVSVGAGILIASGMGAIVTSALPRQALESWGWRLAFVVASLFGLAGLWLRRSVEETPSFHRGETRGGRRNALVTMLRQHPKAALRVFGLNIAGVVLYNMWLTYLPTYASVSTHIPLSQALLANVIGLVTFVVLLPFAGMLSDRIGRKPTMVAFAGGFLLLAWPAFRLLNGDFRLLLLVQVAGLVLLLGYSANVAAVMAEQFPPEVRATGIGLPYALSVAVFGGTVPYLTTWLTTNGLGTWVWLYCAIAAAIGLIVYLTMPETKDKDID